GGCGGGCTGGGGCGCCTGATCCCAGCCACCCCCGGCACGGCCCGTACCTGTCACCCCACTCACCAGCAAGGACACTCATGCCTGCCCCTCTCCACCCCGAAGCGGCCGCACTGATCGAGCGCTCGCACCGTCTGGGCGCCGACCCGCGCAACACCAACTACGCGGGCGGCAACACGTCCGCGCAGGGCACCGCGCCCGACCCCGCGACGGGCCGCGACGTAGAGCTGATGTGGGTCAAGGGATCCGGCGGCGACCTCGGAACGCTCACGCCCGAAGGGCTGGCCGCGCTGCGTCTGGACCGGCTGCGGGCGCTCAGGGACGTGTACCCGGGGGTGGAGCGCGAGGACGAGATGGTCGCCGCGTTCGACTACTGCCTGCACGGCAGGGGCGGCGCCGCTCCGTCCATCGACACGGCGATGCACGGGCTGGTCGACGCGGCGCACGTGGACCACCTTCACCCCGACTCGGGCATCGCGCTGGCCTGCGCCGCCGACGGCGAGAAGCTGACCGCCGACTGCTTCGGCGACTCCGTGCTGTGGGTGCCCTGGCGCCGCCCCGGGTTCCAGCTCGGACTGGACATCGCCGCCGTGAAGGAGGCCAACCCGCAGGCGATCGGCTGTGTCCTCGGCGGGCACGGCATCACCGCGTGGGGCGCGACCTCGGCGGAGTGCGAGGCCAACTCGCTGCACATCATCCGCACCGCAGAGGCATTCCTGGCCGAGCGCGGCAGGCCCGAGCCCTTCGGTCCCGTACTCACCGGCTACGAGCCGCTGCCGGAGGCCGAGCGCCGCGAGCGGGCGGCGGCTCTTGCCCCGCACCTCCGGGCGATCGCCTCGCAGGACAGGCCGCAGATCGGGCACTTCACCGACTCCGACGCCGTACTCGACTTCACCTCCCGCGGCGAGCACCCGCGTCTCGCGGCGCTCGGCACGTCCTGCCCCGACCACTTCCTCCGTACGAAGGTCCGGCCCCTGGTCCTCGACCTGCCGCCGACCGCGGACCTGGAGCAGGCGATCGCCCGGCTCAAGGAGCTGCACGCCGAGTACCGGGAGGAGTACGCGGCCTACTACGGGCGGCACGCGGACGCCGACTCCCCCGCCATGCGCGGCGCCGACCCGGCGATCGTCCTGGTGCCGGGGATCGGGATGTTCAGCTTCGGCAAGGACAAGCAGACGGCGCGCGTGGCCGGCGAGTTCTATGTCAACGCCATCAATGTGATGCGCGGCGCCGAAGCGGTCTCCACGTATGCGCCCATCGAGGAGAGCGAGAAGTTCCGCATCGAGTACTGGGCGCTGGAGGAGGCGAAGCTCCAGCGGATGCCGAAGCCGAAGCCTTTGGCCACGCGGGTCGCGCTGGTGACGGGTGCGGGCAGTGGCATCGGCAAGGCGATCGCGCACCGGCTCGCCGCCGAGGGAGCCTGCGTGGTCGTCGCCGACCTGAACACCGCCGGCGCGGAGGCGGTCGCGGCCGAACTCGGCGGCGATGACAAGGCAGTTGCCGTCACGGTCGACGTGACCTCCGAGGAGCAGATCGCGGCCGCTTTCCGGGCCGCCTCGCTCGCCTTCGGCGGCGTGGACCTCGTGGTCAACAACGCGGGCATCTCCATCTCCAAGCCGCTCCTGGAGACGACCGCGAAGGACTGGGACCTCCAGCACGACATCATGGCGCGCGGCTCCTTCCTGGTCTCCCGCGAGGCGGCCCGTGTCATGACCGCCCAGGGCCTGGGCGGCGACATCGTCTACATCGCCTCCAAGAACGCGGTCTTCGCCGGCCCCAACAACATCGCCTACTCGGCGA
The sequence above is drawn from the Streptomyces sp. NBC_01465 genome and encodes:
- a CDS encoding bifunctional aldolase/short-chain dehydrogenase — its product is MPAPLHPEAAALIERSHRLGADPRNTNYAGGNTSAQGTAPDPATGRDVELMWVKGSGGDLGTLTPEGLAALRLDRLRALRDVYPGVEREDEMVAAFDYCLHGRGGAAPSIDTAMHGLVDAAHVDHLHPDSGIALACAADGEKLTADCFGDSVLWVPWRRPGFQLGLDIAAVKEANPQAIGCVLGGHGITAWGATSAECEANSLHIIRTAEAFLAERGRPEPFGPVLTGYEPLPEAERRERAAALAPHLRAIASQDRPQIGHFTDSDAVLDFTSRGEHPRLAALGTSCPDHFLRTKVRPLVLDLPPTADLEQAIARLKELHAEYREEYAAYYGRHADADSPAMRGADPAIVLVPGIGMFSFGKDKQTARVAGEFYVNAINVMRGAEAVSTYAPIEESEKFRIEYWALEEAKLQRMPKPKPLATRVALVTGAGSGIGKAIAHRLAAEGACVVVADLNTAGAEAVAAELGGDDKAVAVTVDVTSEEQIAAAFRAASLAFGGVDLVVNNAGISISKPLLETTAKDWDLQHDIMARGSFLVSREAARVMTAQGLGGDIVYIASKNAVFAGPNNIAYSATKADQAHQVRLLAAELGEHGIRVNGINPDGVVRGSGIFAGGWGAKRAAVYGVEEEKLGEYYAQRTLLKREVLPEHVANAVFALTGGDLTHTTGLHIPVDAGVAAAFLR